One Longimicrobiales bacterium DNA segment encodes these proteins:
- a CDS encoding M20/M25/M40 family metallo-hydrolase, whose product MRSRISLMLFALLFGFSGASAQEPSMPDHPALQEAYLAWDRGDYPDALRGYLDVLKGAEGVAHLEEIARLTGEVFKVTEVAPDGAGVTVSPDGRFGTYRAAGPAGPVTKLVDLATGEVVREVVGGSTVLGPNGTSATIRVEDTPAVLAARQAETTAQGRAGRMRAQTATAWEEAKAGTVVLTTNSGDRSIDLGGRAPVQMTFAAESGDLFVVASPADDARSTSVFWVTSSRVTQIDFGVGIRSLLVSADGSTLVGVLENAVAGLSRGGHPVMLPGASNVSLSASGVLAFTRQNGTNTTVHVIDLGADESAPRSVFETEKRIQNPQVSPDGAHVAFELMDLHDWEIWVAASDGSGDRRLSMEIQHDRRLRWVDAEHIMAAKGEGRHMRSYLYDLSGSEPLKLFHNNSVRTIAPEYEWAVAPGSGKILMIAERDGDTVSPERGVYLLDLNTRVEQADVEARLETALANEVDLRLRGEATFAPIAADVTRVTQQISTGRIFQYARDVYGFGSKHVTQPGNALAIAYYAEKLRSFGYEPELEWFEGRGQRTANVIVRIPGTVDPDLVYVASSHFDSTVRGPGADDDSSGATALLEVARVLKDHPMPSTIELAFFTGEEAGLLGSREYVRRAVASGKRIVGALNNDMVGWKNDHRLDNTIRYSNPGIRDIQHAAAMQFSDLITYDALYYKSTDAAAYYEAYGDIVGGIGSYPVLGNPHYHQWTDRLETISQQLVAEVSKTTAATLMLLASSPARLTGMVVDGESVTWDASPESDIAHYVVEWQTEDGWAATTVTESSATTAGAVGEIRVRAVSQRGTAGWDWARADTN is encoded by the coding sequence ATGCGATCCAGAATTTCTCTCATGTTGTTCGCGCTCCTGTTTGGTTTTTCCGGGGCTTCTGCGCAGGAACCGTCCATGCCGGATCATCCCGCGCTCCAAGAGGCGTATCTCGCCTGGGACCGGGGTGACTATCCGGATGCACTACGCGGTTATCTGGACGTCCTTAAGGGTGCAGAGGGAGTGGCGCACTTGGAGGAAATCGCTCGCCTTACCGGAGAGGTGTTCAAGGTCACCGAAGTCGCCCCGGATGGTGCGGGCGTCACGGTCTCGCCTGATGGGCGTTTCGGGACCTACAGGGCCGCAGGGCCGGCCGGCCCCGTGACGAAGCTCGTGGACCTCGCGACGGGCGAAGTCGTACGCGAGGTCGTAGGTGGCTCCACCGTGCTCGGCCCCAACGGCACCAGTGCAACGATTCGCGTTGAGGATACACCAGCGGTCTTGGCTGCTCGGCAGGCTGAGACAACCGCGCAGGGAAGGGCCGGTCGCATGCGCGCTCAGACGGCTACGGCTTGGGAAGAAGCCAAGGCGGGGACTGTAGTGCTCACCACGAACAGCGGGGACCGCAGCATCGACCTAGGCGGCCGCGCCCCTGTCCAGATGACGTTCGCGGCAGAGTCCGGCGACCTCTTCGTGGTGGCATCACCAGCGGATGATGCCAGGAGCACCTCGGTCTTCTGGGTCACATCGAGCCGTGTGACCCAGATCGACTTCGGTGTCGGCATTCGTAGCCTCCTCGTATCGGCTGACGGAAGCACCCTAGTCGGCGTCCTTGAGAATGCGGTGGCCGGTCTCTCCCGAGGAGGGCACCCAGTCATGCTTCCGGGAGCTTCGAACGTGTCGCTCTCCGCAAGTGGTGTCTTGGCGTTCACCCGTCAGAATGGAACCAACACCACTGTTCATGTGATCGATCTCGGCGCGGACGAGTCAGCACCTCGATCCGTATTCGAGACCGAGAAGCGGATACAGAATCCTCAGGTGTCGCCTGATGGCGCTCACGTCGCGTTCGAGTTGATGGATCTTCACGACTGGGAGATCTGGGTGGCCGCATCGGACGGGAGCGGTGACCGCCGTTTGTCCATGGAAATTCAGCACGACCGGCGCCTCCGGTGGGTCGATGCCGAGCACATCATGGCAGCCAAGGGAGAGGGGCGGCACATGCGCTCCTACTTGTATGACCTCAGCGGGAGTGAGCCGCTCAAGCTCTTCCACAACAACTCCGTTCGGACCATCGCGCCGGAGTACGAGTGGGCGGTTGCTCCGGGTTCCGGGAAGATCTTGATGATCGCGGAGCGCGACGGTGACACGGTGTCTCCGGAACGTGGGGTGTATCTCCTCGACCTAAATACCCGAGTTGAGCAGGCTGATGTAGAGGCCCGCCTCGAGACCGCCCTAGCGAACGAAGTGGACCTCCGTCTAAGGGGGGAGGCGACGTTCGCCCCGATCGCTGCGGACGTCACGCGGGTCACTCAGCAGATCTCGACAGGAAGAATCTTCCAGTACGCACGGGACGTGTACGGCTTTGGATCCAAGCACGTGACGCAGCCGGGCAACGCACTGGCCATCGCGTACTACGCGGAGAAGCTCCGCTCATTCGGATATGAGCCCGAACTCGAGTGGTTCGAGGGTCGTGGGCAGCGGACCGCCAACGTGATCGTGCGGATACCTGGCACGGTGGATCCAGATCTGGTCTATGTCGCGAGCAGCCATTTCGACTCTACCGTGCGGGGCCCAGGTGCTGACGACGATTCGTCTGGAGCGACTGCACTCCTCGAGGTCGCGAGAGTCCTGAAGGACCATCCTATGCCGTCGACCATCGAGCTTGCCTTCTTCACCGGCGAGGAAGCGGGTCTTCTGGGTAGCCGTGAGTATGTCCGGCGTGCCGTCGCGAGCGGAAAGCGCATCGTTGGCGCCCTGAACAACGACATGGTCGGGTGGAAGAACGACCACCGACTCGACAACACGATCCGATACTCCAATCCCGGGATTCGGGACATCCAGCATGCCGCGGCGATGCAGTTCAGTGACCTGATCACCTACGACGCGCTGTACTACAAGAGCACCGACGCTGCCGCCTACTATGAGGCGTATGGAGACATCGTCGGTGGAATCGGCTCGTACCCGGTTCTGGGCAACCCGCACTACCACCAGTGGACTGATCGTCTCGAGACGATCAGTCAGCAGCTCGTCGCGGAGGTCTCCAAAACGACCGCCGCCACGCTCATGCTTTTAGCATCGAGTCCCGCACGACTCACCGGTATGGTCGTGGATGGCGAGTCGGTTACATGGGATGCATCACCCGAGTCCGACATCGCGCACTACGTGGTCGAGTGGCAGACTGAAGACGGCTGGGCAGCCACTACCGTGACGGAGAGTTCCGCGACGACCGCCGGTGCGGTTGGTGAGATTCGGGTCCGAGCAGTGTCACAGCGCGGTACGGCGGGCTGGGATTGGGCCCGGGCTGACACGAACTGA
- a CDS encoding STAS/SEC14 domain-containing protein — protein MPVFSKLTEGTLVITVDGDYTSNEVRRVGAAGLEDPERAVPGHVLVDMSGAAGMRHQSAERIGDSARFFAEYSDSITRVAIIAPSDIVFGMMNQAGARAQAPGLEIRPFRDRNEALSWLTGMAPE, from the coding sequence ATGCCTGTCTTCTCTAAGCTCACCGAGGGTACTCTCGTCATTACCGTGGACGGGGACTACACCTCGAACGAGGTTCGCCGCGTAGGGGCCGCAGGGCTCGAGGATCCGGAGCGGGCGGTGCCTGGTCATGTCCTCGTAGACATGTCGGGCGCCGCTGGCATGCGCCATCAGTCAGCCGAACGAATTGGTGACAGCGCGCGCTTTTTCGCCGAATACAGTGACTCAATAACCCGGGTCGCCATCATCGCGCCGTCCGACATCGTCTTCGGGATGATGAATCAGGCGGGGGCTAGGGCCCAGGCGCCGGGCCTCGAGATCCGGCCGTTCAGGGATCGTAACGAAGCTCTCTCGTGGCTGACGGGAATGGCGCCGGAATAA